From a region of the Corvus cornix cornix isolate S_Up_H32 chromosome 2, ASM73873v5, whole genome shotgun sequence genome:
- the XCR1 gene encoding chemokine XC receptor 1 → MDEEYNLDYNYSYEDLHETNVCEMGDYFTFNIYLTAVLYTLVFLLSLLGNALVLGILFKYENLMSLTNIFIMNLCISDLVFSCMLPFWVVDQSFGWIFGEFLCKASNAVFSIGYYSGVFFLTLMTILRYLFVVNPLSTLRSQTQCCGVLVSLAVWTVSILIVVPEVIHTTVQEDLEENMFCDYADGNWKKVDIYVRNILFLLSFGVIVFCYFKILIILLRARSRRKHKTVKLILIIVVAFFLCWAPYNILSFLTTFPSPSCRYAKDSNLAFHISRKIAFSHCCLNPVLYVFVGVKFKRHLAQLCSLCLHCSNGQASSPRTCYEGKFQNEGASLY, encoded by the coding sequence ATGGATGAAGAATATAATTTAGATTATAATTACTCCTATGAAGACCTTCATGAAACCAACGTCTGTGAAATGGGTGACTATTTCACATTCAACATCTATCTCACTGCTGTCCTCTACACTCTGGTATTTTTGCTCAGCCTGCTAGGAAATGCTTTGGTGTTAGGGATCCTATTCAAATATGAAAACCTTATGTCTTTAACAAACATCTTCATCATGAATCTCTGTATCTCTGATTTAGTTTTCTCCTGCATGCTGCCTTTTTGGGTGGTGGACCAGTCCTTTGGATGGATTTTTGGTGAGTTCCTTTGCAAAGCATCGAATGCTGTTTTCTCCATTGGCTACTACAGCggtgttttctttttgactcTCATGACTATCCTGAGGTACTTGTTTGTAGTGAACCCCCTTTCAACTTTGAGATCCCAGACGCAGTGCTGTGGTGTTCTGGTGTCCTTGGCTGTTTGGACTGTTAGCATACTAATTGTGGTTCCTGAGGTGATTCACACCACAGTGCAAGAAGACTTGGAAGAGAACATGTTCTGTGATTATGCTGATGGGAATTGGAAAAAGGTGGACATTTATGTGAGAAATATACTCTTCCTGCTATCCTTTGGAGTCATCGTATTCTGTTACTTCAAGATACTCATAATCCTGCTCAGAGCAAGATCTCGCAGAAAGCACAAAACTGTGAAGCTCATCCTCATTATTGTGGtggcttttttcctgtgctgggcacccTACAACATCCTCAGCTTTCTGACTACTTTTCCATCACCCAGCTGTAGGTATGCAAAAGACTCCAACCTTGCCTTTCACATCAGCCGTAAAATTGCtttctcccactgctgcctcaACCCTGTGCTCTATGTGTTTGTGGGAGTCAAGTTCAAGAGGCACTTGGCACAGTTATGCAGTCTGTGTTTACACTGCAGCAATGGTCAAGCCTCCAGCCCCAGGACCTGCTATGAAGGCAAATTCCAGAATGAAGGGGCATCCTTGTACTGA